From Flavipsychrobacter sp., a single genomic window includes:
- a CDS encoding LON peptidase substrate-binding domain-containing protein, with the protein MTNFIPIFPLEIVVYPEEQLNLHIFEPKYIQLINECIEENKPFGIPVVLDKKIQQYGVLIEIEELVERKDSGEMNIRTRCKQIFNILEVVKEIPDKLYSGAIVSYPENNTQKGDSKIAQLIIEEVHKLYKLLNVEDKFPVKGEEDILSYTIAHYIGLSKEQEYELLTLFAEMQRLEYIRRHLKEIAPMLQELESMKARIKLNGHFRNLSLDDLDI; encoded by the coding sequence ATGACTAATTTTATTCCCATTTTCCCACTAGAGATAGTTGTTTACCCCGAAGAACAGCTGAATCTTCACATATTTGAACCAAAGTATATACAGCTTATCAATGAGTGTATTGAAGAAAATAAGCCATTTGGTATTCCTGTTGTACTAGATAAGAAAATACAGCAGTATGGTGTTCTAATTGAAATTGAAGAGTTGGTAGAGCGCAAGGACTCAGGGGAAATGAATATAAGAACCCGATGTAAGCAGATCTTCAACATTCTAGAAGTGGTAAAAGAGATTCCTGACAAATTATATTCAGGGGCAATTGTTAGTTATCCGGAAAACAATACACAGAAGGGAGACTCAAAAATAGCCCAGCTTATAATAGAAGAGGTGCACAAGCTCTATAAGTTGCTTAATGTTGAAGATAAATTTCCAGTAAAAGGGGAAGAGGATATACTATCCTATACAATTGCTCACTACATAGGTTTGTCCAAAGAGCAGGAATATGAACTGCTTACTCTATTTGCCGAAATGCAACGTTTGGAATACATCAGAAGGCATTTGAAAGAAATTGCTCCCATGCTACAAGAATTGGAGTCAATGAAAGCTAGGATAAAGCTCAATGGCCATTTTCGTAATTTGTCGT
- a CDS encoding O-antigen ligase family protein gives MSMILMGVIALWNIHPKEWLKERWWLVGASWVALYALSSFWSEDSGYWSSRVEVKLPILLLPLAFAFIPSFTIKQLKRLTFFIAICLLAGSIYSIWHLLASADFAEQYRYSKVLPTIAHNDHIRYSLFVTLFIIWSLTIWSYYTTLQKWFIVSVIILLTAFLHVLAVRTGLLGLYIFFFVGALHIIFNKNRVVGGALILLIMLSGIIGYKYVPTLRNKVDYVVYSYKMLQTGNHTGNYSDIGRLLSYDIALKKSKDNMLLGVGVGDMMDEMNDGYEQWYPYVEQQYRLIPHNQFLTVLLGTGVVGLLLFSVWIFMPLGLLRRKGSFFLLATWLVLLPMLLVEPALEVQIGVFVFLIFLLLQRHLLLKGVSLEKVYD, from the coding sequence ATGTCTATGATACTTATGGGTGTTATAGCATTGTGGAACATTCACCCTAAAGAGTGGTTAAAAGAACGTTGGTGGTTAGTAGGGGCAAGCTGGGTAGCATTATATGCGCTTTCTTCTTTCTGGAGTGAAGATTCGGGGTATTGGTCGAGCAGGGTAGAAGTGAAGTTGCCGATATTACTACTGCCATTGGCTTTTGCTTTTATACCAAGCTTTACAATTAAACAATTAAAGCGGCTTACATTTTTTATAGCTATTTGTTTATTGGCAGGTAGTATTTATAGTATTTGGCACTTACTAGCTAGTGCCGACTTTGCTGAACAGTATAGATACTCCAAGGTGCTACCAACAATTGCACACAATGATCATATCAGATATAGTTTGTTTGTGACACTTTTCATCATTTGGTCATTAACTATATGGTCTTACTATACCACATTGCAGAAGTGGTTTATTGTAAGTGTTATAATACTGCTTACGGCATTCTTGCATGTACTAGCTGTAAGAACAGGACTGCTTGGTTTATATATCTTTTTCTTTGTTGGTGCTTTACACATCATTTTTAATAAAAATAGAGTAGTCGGTGGAGCATTGATTCTATTAATAATGCTGTCGGGTATTATAGGGTATAAGTATGTGCCTACTTTGAGGAATAAGGTGGACTATGTGGTGTACAGTTATAAAATGCTGCAAACTGGCAATCATACAGGAAACTATAGTGATATCGGGAGGTTGCTATCTTATGATATAGCATTAAAGAAGTCAAAAGATAATATGCTGCTGGGTGTAGGTGTTGGTGATATGATGGATGAGATGAATGATGGGTACGAACAGTGGTACCCTTATGTAGAACAGCAATATCGTTTAATACCACATAATCAGTTTTTAACCGTTTTGTTAGGAACGGGAGTTGTAGGATTACTATTATTTTCTGTTTGGATATTTATGCCACTTGGGTTGTTGAGAAGAAAAGGGAGCTTTTTCTTATTGGCCACATGGTTAGTGCTCTTACCAATGTTATTGGTTGAACCAGCATTAGAAGTGCAGATAGGAGTGTTTGTTTTTTTAATATTTCTACTTTTGCAAAGACATCTGTTACTAAAAGGAGTGTCCTTAGAGAAAGTGTATGACTAA
- the meaB gene encoding methylmalonyl Co-A mutase-associated GTPase MeaB, which produces MQGNIKELLFAIQNGDQRALARGITIVENELNGYEELLLALKHTEQSKIIGITGPPGAGKSTLVNSLLTHWDRKGKKVAVIAVDPSSPFNYGALLGDRIRMSNFYNNPNVYIRSMASRGALGGLNAKIIEVSDVVKNGGFDYILVETVGVGQSEVEIAGLADTTVVALVPEAGDEVQTIKAGIMEIADIFVVNKADREEADRLYRNLKILAHEKASDEYEIPVVKTIATKSSGIEELAESIDKDLLKKSNTTKRVQLLTEKCWQLIEAEKMRNYSKKQISQAISTAITSPNFNLYSFTKDYLTKTNLIT; this is translated from the coding sequence GTGCAAGGTAATATTAAAGAACTTCTGTTTGCAATACAAAATGGTGATCAAAGAGCATTGGCCAGAGGCATTACTATTGTTGAGAACGAGCTAAACGGATATGAAGAGCTACTATTAGCACTAAAACACACAGAGCAATCTAAAATAATAGGTATTACAGGACCTCCCGGAGCAGGCAAAAGCACTTTGGTCAATTCCCTGTTAACGCACTGGGATCGTAAAGGCAAAAAGGTAGCTGTAATTGCTGTTGACCCCTCATCACCATTCAACTACGGTGCCTTATTAGGGGACAGAATAAGAATGTCCAACTTTTACAATAATCCAAATGTATATATACGCTCTATGGCAAGTAGAGGAGCACTAGGCGGGTTGAACGCAAAAATAATTGAGGTTAGTGACGTAGTTAAAAATGGAGGCTTTGATTATATTTTAGTAGAAACTGTAGGTGTAGGACAAAGCGAAGTAGAGATAGCCGGCTTGGCAGATACTACGGTGGTAGCACTTGTGCCTGAAGCGGGTGATGAAGTGCAAACCATAAAAGCAGGCATTATGGAAATTGCTGACATCTTTGTTGTTAACAAAGCTGATAGAGAAGAAGCCGACAGGTTATATAGAAACTTGAAGATACTTGCTCATGAAAAAGCCAGCGATGAATATGAGATACCTGTTGTAAAGACTATTGCTACTAAGAGCTCAGGAATTGAAGAACTGGCAGAGAGTATCGACAAAGACTTGCTGAAAAAATCTAATACAACGAAGCGAGTTCAGTTACTAACTGAAAAATGCTGGCAACTCATTGAAGCTGAAAAGATGAGAAACTACAGTAAAAAGCAGATCAGCCAAGCTATATCCACAGCTATAACGAGTCCTAACTTCAACTTGTATTCCTTTACCAAAGACTACTTGACCAAGACCAACTTGATAACCTAA
- a CDS encoding UDP-N-acetylglucosamine 2-epimerase: protein MLIDIIAGNYSDFLKIAPIINVVKQEQRSDNNIGYRLIYTGSQTEINNWGDYLPELNIPTPSVFLECTSKSENEQTASILVRYGKVLYNNPPDVCIVTGTTNAAMSCSIAASRAQGVLIAHMEAGIRGGDRSSKNEVHSLVTDVISDYYFTTSRVANENLRLTGIPEEHIFFVGNTLIDTLNKQANFFNQPKEWATLNLQPEQYCLLSIQSSLYSKSAEDLKSLLLNIIRTSKNIPIVFLANSDIIKTYQSIGIRAHNLYVISELDYWQKGFLTHRAKVVITDDPILQVNTTGLRIPCITVAEQVAHPETVEAGSNIVIENRHDNFNSAFEKLYNNHWKKSQIPYLWDGKSGERIIKVLKKIID from the coding sequence ATGCTAATTGATATTATAGCGGGTAACTATTCAGACTTCTTAAAAATTGCGCCTATTATCAACGTTGTAAAACAAGAACAACGTTCTGATAATAACATAGGCTACCGTTTAATATATACAGGCTCTCAAACAGAAATAAACAATTGGGGAGATTATCTACCTGAACTAAACATTCCTACCCCGAGTGTTTTTTTAGAGTGCACTAGCAAGTCAGAAAATGAACAAACCGCATCTATCCTTGTTCGCTACGGAAAAGTATTATACAACAACCCTCCTGATGTATGTATCGTAACAGGCACAACAAATGCTGCCATGTCTTGCAGTATAGCTGCAAGTAGAGCCCAAGGTGTACTCATAGCACATATGGAGGCTGGTATAAGAGGAGGTGACCGCTCTAGCAAAAATGAAGTACACAGTTTGGTTACTGATGTGATCTCAGACTACTATTTTACCACATCAAGGGTAGCCAATGAAAATTTGAGGCTAACAGGAATTCCTGAAGAGCATATATTCTTTGTAGGTAACACACTAATAGATACGCTAAACAAGCAAGCTAACTTCTTTAATCAACCGAAAGAATGGGCTACTTTAAATCTGCAGCCCGAGCAATACTGTCTACTATCTATCCAAAGTAGTTTGTATTCAAAATCGGCAGAAGACCTAAAATCTTTGCTGCTCAATATCATTCGTACCTCTAAGAATATCCCGATCGTATTTCTTGCCAATAGTGACATTATAAAAACCTACCAATCAATTGGCATCAGAGCACATAACTTATATGTTATCAGCGAACTAGACTATTGGCAAAAAGGCTTTTTAACACATAGAGCCAAAGTAGTAATAACTGATGATCCAATATTACAAGTCAATACTACTGGTTTGAGAATACCATGTATTACTGTTGCTGAGCAAGTAGCTCATCCTGAAACCGTGGAGGCTGGTTCTAACATTGTGATAGAAAACAGGCATGACAACTTTAATAGTGCCTTTGAAAAATTATACAATAACCATTGGAAAAAAAGCCAAATACCATATTTGTGGGATGGAAAGTCAGGAGAACGTATTATAAAAGTCTTGAAAAAAATAATTGATTAG
- a CDS encoding MraY family glycosyltransferase — protein sequence MIQLPEHLLYALCFITSLIISLVSIPQIILISSRKRLFDVPDSDRKIHSRIVPNLGGVGIFFAFITTASLFIQPAAFVKWNFIIASSLLLFLTGIMDDMISLSPSKKFLAQLLAALIVVGIADIRLTSLHGILGVHELSYWYSITFSIVGCIFITNAVNLIDGIDGLAASIGTLSTGILGIFLAAFDNPGAACLAFSLMGAIIGFLRFNIAPAKIFMGDTGSLLVGFMTAILCIMFVNSYNPQTQLATLIHGEKGALVVALSILFVPVFDSFRVFITRIVKGVSPFKADRTHLHHYLLDLGFTHSRTVTILITANILIIVVSLVTQDFNPNIGILGIFALSVGLYSILYFMRKKRMINIKTANTKEFPLNKESRRKDEAI from the coding sequence ATGATTCAGTTACCAGAACATCTCTTATATGCACTGTGCTTTATAACTTCGCTTATAATCAGCCTGGTATCTATTCCTCAGATCATACTGATATCAAGTAGGAAAAGACTTTTTGATGTTCCAGATAGTGACAGGAAAATACATAGTCGTATTGTCCCTAACTTAGGAGGAGTAGGTATCTTTTTTGCCTTTATAACCACTGCTTCTCTTTTCATTCAACCGGCTGCATTTGTCAAGTGGAACTTTATTATTGCCTCTTCCCTACTGTTGTTCTTAACAGGTATAATGGATGACATGATATCACTAAGTCCTTCTAAAAAGTTCTTAGCACAACTATTAGCAGCTTTGATAGTTGTGGGCATTGCGGATATTAGATTGACTTCCTTACATGGCATTTTAGGCGTTCACGAACTATCTTACTGGTATAGCATTACTTTCAGTATTGTAGGCTGTATATTCATCACCAATGCAGTAAACCTTATTGACGGCATTGATGGCTTAGCCGCTAGCATTGGCACTTTAAGTACAGGTATACTAGGTATTTTTTTAGCAGCATTTGATAATCCCGGCGCTGCATGTCTAGCGTTTTCTCTTATGGGAGCTATAATAGGTTTCCTTAGATTTAATATAGCGCCTGCAAAAATATTCATGGGAGATACAGGGTCACTATTGGTTGGCTTTATGACAGCCATACTATGTATCATGTTTGTCAATTCTTACAACCCGCAAACACAGCTTGCTACACTAATACATGGAGAAAAAGGCGCATTGGTTGTTGCACTATCTATCTTGTTTGTGCCAGTATTTGACTCTTTTAGAGTGTTTATCACTAGAATAGTAAAAGGAGTTTCTCCTTTTAAAGCAGACCGAACACACCTACACCACTATTTACTAGACTTGGGTTTTACGCACTCTAGAACTGTAACCATCTTGATAACTGCCAATATTTTGATCATAGTTGTGTCGCTTGTTACCCAAGACTTCAACCCCAATATTGGCATACTAGGTATTTTTGCTTTATCTGTAGGGCTATACAGCATTCTTTATTTCATGCGTAAGAAAAGAATGATCAATATTAAGACCGCAAATACTAAAGAATTTCCACTCAATAAAGAGTCTAGAAGAAAAGACGAGGCAATCTAA
- the guaA gene encoding glutamine-hydrolyzing GMP synthase: MNEKILILDFGSQYTQLIARSIRELNIYCEIQPCTSPIEYSDELKGVILSGSPYSVNDPAAPKPNIKDIADKLPVLGVCYGAQLLAQQSGGTVGKSTHREYGRAHLQDIVNDALLTTINTGSQVWMSHSDSIKELPEGFTIIARTESIPVAAYKAADSYATNPVYGIQFHPEVTHSTDGRQLFKNFVVDICGCKQDWTPAAFVEETVQRIKDQVGEGKVVMALSGGVDSTVGATLVHKAIGDNLHCIFVDNGLLRKNEFEQVLEGYKHLGLNVKGVDASQLFYDGLAGVSDPEGKRKVIGKLFIDIFDEESKKIEDAKFLGQGTIYPDVIESISVNGPSATIKSHHNVGGLPETMKMELVEPLRFLFKDEVRKVGKELGIDSIFLQRHPFPGPGLGIRILGEVSKEKVQLLQEADAIYMQHLKDSGSYNDVWQAGTILLPVQSVGVMGDERTYEYTVALRAVTSVDGMTADWSHLPYELLAKISNDIINKVNGINRVVYDISSKPPATIEWE, encoded by the coding sequence ATGAACGAGAAGATATTAATACTAGACTTTGGCTCGCAATACACGCAATTAATTGCCAGAAGTATAAGAGAGCTAAATATTTATTGTGAGATACAACCTTGTACAAGTCCTATTGAGTACAGTGATGAGCTTAAAGGTGTTATTCTATCAGGAAGCCCATACTCTGTAAACGACCCAGCGGCGCCAAAGCCAAATATTAAAGATATTGCGGATAAGTTGCCGGTGTTAGGTGTTTGCTATGGTGCTCAGCTTCTAGCTCAACAATCAGGAGGTACAGTAGGTAAATCTACTCACAGAGAGTATGGTAGAGCACATTTACAAGATATAGTAAACGATGCCTTGTTAACTACAATTAATACTGGTTCACAAGTGTGGATGAGTCATAGTGACTCTATTAAAGAGTTACCTGAAGGTTTTACAATTATTGCTAGAACAGAAAGCATACCTGTAGCAGCCTACAAAGCCGCTGATTCGTATGCGACTAATCCTGTTTACGGTATACAGTTCCACCCAGAAGTAACGCATAGCACAGATGGTAGACAGCTATTCAAAAACTTTGTTGTAGACATTTGTGGTTGTAAACAAGATTGGACTCCTGCTGCTTTTGTTGAGGAAACTGTTCAACGCATAAAAGATCAAGTAGGAGAAGGTAAGGTCGTAATGGCATTAAGTGGTGGTGTCGATTCTACCGTTGGTGCTACATTAGTGCATAAAGCTATAGGTGATAACCTTCATTGTATTTTCGTTGACAACGGATTGTTGAGAAAAAACGAATTTGAACAAGTTTTGGAAGGATATAAGCATTTAGGGCTTAATGTAAAAGGTGTTGATGCCAGCCAATTGTTCTACGATGGTTTAGCGGGTGTAAGTGACCCCGAAGGCAAGCGTAAGGTAATAGGCAAGTTGTTCATTGATATTTTTGATGAAGAGTCTAAGAAAATAGAAGATGCTAAGTTTTTAGGACAAGGTACTATCTATCCTGATGTGATAGAATCAATATCTGTTAATGGACCTTCGGCTACTATTAAGTCGCACCACAATGTTGGTGGCTTGCCAGAGACGATGAAAATGGAGCTAGTAGAGCCTTTACGCTTCTTATTTAAAGATGAGGTACGTAAGGTAGGTAAAGAGTTAGGTATTGATAGTATTTTCTTGCAGCGCCATCCTTTCCCAGGGCCAGGTCTTGGTATAAGAATATTAGGAGAAGTATCAAAAGAGAAAGTGCAACTATTGCAAGAGGCTGATGCTATATATATGCAGCACCTAAAAGATAGTGGCTCTTATAATGATGTATGGCAAGCAGGTACGATACTTTTGCCTGTTCAGAGTGTAGGTGTTATGGGAGATGAGCGTACCTATGAATATACAGTAGCGCTGCGTGCTGTAACTTCTGTTGATGGTATGACAGCTGACTGGTCGCACTTGCCTTATGAGTTGTTGGCAAAAATTTCTAATGATATCATTAATAAGGTAAACGGTATCAATAGGGTGGTGTACGATATTAGCTCTAAGCCACCGGCAACAATTGAGTGGGAATAA
- a CDS encoding DUF3467 domain-containing protein, whose product MQQDVPQDQQLNIELTEEMSDGVYSNLVIITHSFAEFVLDFVNVMPNVPKAKVKSRVVMTPQHAKRLMRALVENVKRYEAQNGVIQEQEQVNIPFNFGGKTGEA is encoded by the coding sequence ATGCAACAAGACGTACCTCAAGATCAGCAGTTGAATATTGAATTGACAGAAGAGATGTCAGATGGAGTTTATTCTAATTTGGTTATTATAACACACTCCTTTGCCGAATTTGTTCTTGACTTTGTGAATGTTATGCCTAATGTGCCTAAAGCAAAAGTAAAATCCCGTGTTGTAATGACCCCTCAACATGCTAAACGCTTGATGAGAGCCCTTGTGGAAAATGTGAAAAGGTATGAAGCTCAAAACGGAGTAATTCAAGAACAGGAGCAAGTGAATATACCATTCAATTTTGGAGGAAAAACAGGTGAAGCTTAA
- a CDS encoding ATP-binding protein, giving the protein MLHCAVVDVYTELYFMCKSFKFLNSLFVLVLASVFFASCNNRLEPRPKEDTPVFVDIAVDAINEIKNTKGNEAAIAYIDSIRGIYINRSLSDKYYMYYVYADTYERLNDNDKTNKYCDTIINLLEENDPSNFWFNNYIWAYFFKADIELKKGNLDEAYEYYYKVLYLAEEYGDRCAIGYYYLRTGHIIYSTEHYEDAAVYFKRAFDESNGCIDNFGSFLRQQQTINNIGLCYEKANMYDSAIYYYKEGIRYIESNYKRFTNTKHWLADVAIAVINGNLAGIYVKQGKVEGVEEMLLNSINTNEKIGHDLTDAQYTRIKLSHFYLQNNRLKEAKELLDLVKSINDTLYNYTVWVRWNGAMSTYCEIKNNPANAFVYYKAYKNGLDSLHKSRINFSLANVDNNVKNLGKEYKIASLEQSANLRKISLAIALIIAALASIIAILVFRNSGRTKKHIRTLQEMNHQINHQKLKIKEAFDDLEAADSEKDRILKAVSHDMRSPVNSAIALIDLLEEDKDDFTEEQKEYLSLLRNSCQNALTLTNDLLEIATLQADKLEKEMVDLNILVKNRVDLIKFRAAEKKQLIDLRLPDNHLSARINSDKFSRVIGNLITNSIKFSPDNTTIKVELAQENEHFLFSVKDSGIGIPESIKGKIFDIFTDAKRYGTSGEQPFGLGLSISKQIVEAHLGKIWFESKEGEGTTFYVSIPLSS; this is encoded by the coding sequence ATGCTACATTGTGCTGTCGTAGATGTATATACTGAGTTGTATTTTATGTGTAAATCCTTCAAATTTCTAAATTCCTTATTTGTACTGGTTCTGGCATCTGTTTTTTTTGCCAGTTGTAATAATAGGTTAGAGCCGCGGCCTAAAGAAGATACTCCAGTATTTGTTGATATTGCTGTAGACGCTATTAATGAGATAAAGAACACTAAAGGGAATGAAGCTGCTATTGCTTACATAGATAGCATTAGAGGTATATATATAAACAGGAGCTTGTCTGACAAGTATTATATGTATTACGTCTATGCAGATACTTATGAGCGACTTAACGACAACGATAAAACTAATAAGTACTGTGATACAATAATAAATCTATTAGAAGAAAACGACCCCTCCAACTTTTGGTTCAATAACTATATATGGGCCTACTTTTTTAAGGCAGATATTGAGTTGAAGAAAGGTAATCTTGATGAAGCGTATGAATACTACTACAAGGTGTTGTATTTGGCTGAAGAGTATGGTGATCGTTGCGCTATTGGGTACTATTATTTAAGGACAGGTCATATTATTTATTCTACGGAGCATTATGAAGATGCGGCTGTTTACTTTAAAAGAGCTTTTGATGAAAGTAATGGTTGTATAGATAATTTTGGAAGCTTCTTGCGCCAGCAACAAACGATAAATAATATTGGTCTTTGCTATGAAAAGGCTAACATGTATGATAGTGCTATTTATTATTATAAAGAAGGGATTAGATATATAGAAAGCAATTACAAGAGGTTTACAAATACAAAGCATTGGTTGGCAGATGTAGCTATTGCTGTGATAAACGGCAACCTTGCAGGTATATATGTAAAGCAGGGAAAGGTAGAAGGCGTTGAAGAGATGCTATTAAACAGCATCAATACAAATGAAAAAATAGGTCATGATCTAACAGATGCTCAATATACAAGAATCAAGCTCAGTCACTTTTACTTACAAAATAATAGGTTGAAAGAAGCAAAAGAGCTACTAGACTTAGTAAAAAGTATTAATGATACATTATATAATTATACTGTATGGGTAAGATGGAATGGCGCTATGAGCACCTATTGTGAAATTAAAAATAACCCTGCTAATGCTTTTGTTTATTACAAAGCGTATAAAAATGGCCTGGACTCTCTACATAAGTCAAGAATCAATTTTTCATTAGCCAATGTTGATAATAATGTAAAGAATTTAGGCAAAGAGTATAAAATAGCTTCTTTAGAGCAATCGGCAAATCTTAGAAAAATATCTTTAGCAATAGCACTGATCATAGCTGCCTTAGCTTCTATAATAGCCATTCTTGTGTTTAGAAATTCTGGAAGAACTAAGAAGCATATAAGAACCTTGCAGGAAATGAATCACCAAATAAATCATCAGAAACTTAAAATAAAAGAAGCTTTTGATGATTTGGAAGCTGCTGATAGTGAAAAAGATAGGATTCTAAAGGCTGTTTCTCATGATATGAGAAGCCCTGTTAACTCTGCAATAGCTTTGATAGATCTATTAGAAGAGGATAAAGATGATTTTACTGAAGAACAAAAGGAGTATCTTAGTTTATTGAGAAACTCATGTCAAAATGCATTAACCTTAACTAATGACCTTTTAGAGATAGCAACGCTGCAGGCTGATAAGTTGGAGAAGGAGATGGTAGATCTAAATATTTTAGTAAAGAATAGGGTAGACCTTATAAAGTTTAGGGCCGCAGAGAAAAAACAACTAATAGATCTAAGGCTACCTGATAATCATTTATCTGCTCGTATTAATAGTGACAAGTTCTCAAGAGTTATTGGTAATCTTATTACCAACTCAATAAAATTTAGCCCAGATAATACTACTATTAAAGTTGAGCTAGCACAAGAAAATGAACATTTTCTGTTCTCAGTAAAGGATAGTGGTATCGGTATTCCTGAAAGTATAAAGGGTAAGATATTTGACATATTTACCGATGCAAAACGTTATGGTACTTCAGGAGAGCAACCTTTTGGTTTGGGGCTATCCATATCAAAACAAATAGTGGAGGCCCACTTAGGTAAGATATGGTTTGAGAGTAAAGAAGGTGAGGGCACTACTTTCTATGTAAGCATACCTCTTTCTTCTTAA
- a CDS encoding NAD-dependent succinate-semialdehyde dehydrogenase, with product MEKFRSINPYNNQVIEEFETYSESDINNAIELADNTYKQWRLTSFEERSKLFKKAANILRERKDKYARSIVLEMGKPITQAHLEIEKCAMVCEYYANNAANMLKDEVVPTDAEMSMVKYHPLGTILAIMPWNYPYWQVFRFAAPALMAGNVCLLKHAQNVIRCSLNIDEIFKDAGFPHGAFQSLIITSEQTVGVIEHKAVKAVTLTGSERAGKSVAATAGRNIKKTVLELGGSNAFVVLSDADLADAAKVGTTARMVNTGQSCIAAKRFIVMRDVAEAFTQLLKENIQALQLGNPLDETTGIGPMARLDLAEALDKQVQTSIEKGAKLLMGGKRTAATYLPTILTDVTPGMPAFDEELFGPVASIIVVDSVEEALKLANKSNYGLGVSVCTKNATHAQLFIDHSEDGAVFINSLVKSDPRLPFGGTKISGYGRELSEHGIKEFVNIKTVFVKGLSL from the coding sequence ATGGAAAAATTTAGAAGTATTAACCCTTATAACAATCAAGTTATTGAAGAGTTTGAAACATATAGTGAAAGTGATATTAATAATGCGATTGAATTAGCCGACAACACATACAAACAATGGCGTTTAACCAGTTTTGAAGAACGTAGCAAGCTGTTCAAAAAGGCTGCCAATATCCTAAGGGAGAGAAAAGACAAATATGCCCGAAGTATAGTTTTAGAAATGGGCAAACCCATCACACAAGCACATCTTGAAATTGAAAAATGTGCTATGGTTTGTGAATACTATGCTAACAATGCTGCAAACATGCTCAAAGATGAGGTGGTGCCTACTGATGCGGAAATGAGCATGGTGAAATACCACCCGCTAGGAACTATACTGGCTATTATGCCGTGGAACTACCCTTACTGGCAAGTATTTCGTTTTGCAGCACCTGCATTGATGGCAGGGAATGTATGCTTATTAAAACATGCGCAGAATGTTATTCGTTGTTCTTTAAATATTGATGAAATATTTAAAGATGCAGGATTTCCTCATGGTGCATTTCAAAGCCTGATCATTACCTCTGAACAAACCGTCGGTGTTATAGAGCATAAAGCTGTAAAAGCTGTAACACTTACCGGTAGTGAACGTGCAGGCAAAAGTGTAGCTGCAACAGCAGGAAGAAACATTAAAAAGACAGTATTGGAACTTGGGGGCAGCAACGCTTTTGTGGTACTCAGTGATGCTGACCTTGCGGATGCTGCTAAAGTGGGTACTACTGCACGAATGGTGAATACAGGGCAGAGCTGTATAGCTGCTAAACGCTTTATTGTAATGAGAGATGTGGCAGAAGCGTTTACACAACTTTTAAAAGAAAACATACAGGCATTGCAACTTGGCAACCCTCTTGATGAAACAACAGGAATAGGCCCGATGGCGCGCTTAGACCTAGCAGAAGCACTTGACAAACAAGTGCAAACTTCAATAGAAAAAGGAGCAAAACTACTAATGGGAGGCAAAAGGACAGCAGCGACTTACCTGCCTACCATTCTTACGGATGTGACTCCAGGCATGCCGGCATTTGATGAAGAACTTTTTGGACCAGTAGCTTCAATAATTGTAGTAGATAGTGTTGAAGAAGCGCTAAAATTAGCCAACAAGAGCAATTATGGTCTTGGAGTTTCAGTTTGTACCAAAAATGCTACCCATGCACAACTGTTTATTGACCACTCTGAAGATGGGGCTGTTTTCATTAATTCTTTAGTTAAGTCAGACCCTAGACTACCATTTGGCGGTACTAAAATTTCAGGATATGGTCGTGAGCTGTCAGAACACGGCATCAAAGAGTTTGTAAATATCAAGACAGTATTTGTAAAAGGGCTTAGTCTATAG